In Leptospira montravelensis, the DNA window TCTTGCCAAACTCACCAAATACAATCCAGATTCGACAAGTCTCTGTCTGCAATTCAAACGTGCTTTAGAAGAAATACGAAACAAATATAAATTTGTAATCATTGATACACCAGGTTCTGCTAAACATGAACTCACCACAGCCATTTATAATTCAGAACTGATTTTGATTCCGGTGACACCTAGTAAGTGGACCATTAGGGCCGTAAATTTGTTATTAGATGAAATTTCTCAAACGGAAACCATTTTTAGCCAAAAGAAAAAAATTGCCTTTGTTCCTTCGTGGTTTGGTCCATCAAAAAAACATAGAGAATTACTGGATAAATTAAAACAAATTGAAGAGATTCCCTGTTTAGCAGAAATTCCAAAATCGGAAACTATCAAAACAAAAACGGAAAAACAGGAGAGTTTAAAAAAAGACAGCAATGCTTGGCACGCATTTGATCTGTTAGCTGACGAATCAATTGCATTGGTGGACCCTGAGAATTCGATTTTAACTTTGAAACCTTAATCGTTAAAAACGAAAACGCCTAAATGAACGTTGCAAATTAATTAATATTTTAATAGGTCATTCAGTATGATGCGTTTTTGAGCTTTGGTTTTTTTTACGTTCTTCTGCAATTCCTTGGATGTGTTTTGCAAATCCAGGATGGTGTTTTAAGATTTCAGTAAAACGGTCTTTGCCTAGTGTATATACATCGCAAAAAGAACCTGCTTTGATGGTTGCCGTTCTTAGGGAATCATCGATTAAACTCATTTCGCCAAAAAAAGATCCTGAATTGAGTGTCGCAAGGACTTCTCCTGTTTTTTCCTTAATCACTTCCACATGACCTTTTGAAAGAAAATACATATTATGAGGAACATCTCCCTCTCTAAATATAACATCTCCTTTCATATAGAAAGCAGGTTTTAATTCCAAAACTACTTCTCTTTTTAATTCTTCCGGTGCATTTTTAAAGAAGGGGACTACTGAAATCAAATGATTATGTAAAAACATAGACACATCAATTTTGATTCCAGAAGGTAGTTGGTCCCAAATTTCGGATTCGTCAATCCCATGTTTGTTTTCCCAAAGATTGACATAGTAGGAACGAATTCGATTGGCAAGGTTAGGTGGTAGTTTTTTGTATTTAATAAAACTATCAATTGTATTTAACTTTTCTTGGAAGGAAACACGAGAAATATCCAAATTGGAAAGTAAGGTGGCAATATTACCAATCACGTAGCCGTAAATACCTACACCTAAAATCATCACTCCCATAGTATAAATCGTTTGGCTATTGGTTACTGGTGTGATGTCCCCATATCCAATTGTGGTTAGTGTGGTCACTGACCAATAGAGCGCACGGATGTATCTAGTCGTGATGTCTTTATCCGCTAAAAACTCAGGACCAAGATGGATCCATCCACAAGCTACCCAATGGGCAAAAAGACTTGTCCAATACACAAAGAAAATCAACCGAAAGGTCATAGGATTGATCACTTCCACAAGTTTGAAGCGGTCATCTGAATCCGCACCCAAGGCCAAAAGCCGAAGGGATTTAAAAAGTTCAAAGACCCGAACGGAGCGAAGTAACCGAAGAATTTTTAAACTGTCTGTTACACCAAAGTATTGGAAAAAAAATCCTCCAAAAAGGTCGAAGGGGAAGGCCGAAAGAAAATCCACTAAAAACCAGGAGCGTAAATAGGTTTTAGAAACTATCTTTCGGTTTTGAATCAGGAGTCTGTCTTTTAAGATGGCGGTGTTAAAATTGAGGAGGACATCAATTCCAAATACAATTTGGATCCCCCTTTCGAAATAATTCACACCCGCCGAAAGTTTATAATGAAAAACTAGGCGGACAGGGACTTCGATGGCAAAATAAGTGATACAAATAAAAACAAAAAGATCCCAGATTCGTTTGTATGGAGAATTTGGATGGATCATATTTAGAGTATCGACACCGATTAGTTTTATATTTGCCTTCTTTTATAGAAAAAAAATCCTATATGGAAAAGAGGTGATTATGTTCGGTGGAGCTGGCGGAAACAAGTTTGATATGCTCAAACAGATGAAAAAGATGCGGTCGCAGGTGAAAACAATGGAAAAGGAACTTGCGGGCCTCAATTTCGTAGGAATTTCAAAAAACAAACTCCTTTCGGTTACTTTGGATGGAAAATTCCAAATGAAATCGATCCAGATAGAAGACGAATTGATCGAGAAAAAAGATAAAAACTTACTAGAAAAGTCCATCCAAGAAGCTTATACGAAGGCTTTGCAGGATGCGCAAGCCGGAGCCGCCAAACAAATGCAGGCTATGGGTGGTTTCCCTGGACTCGGAATTTAATTTTTTTGAATCTAGTTTAAAATAAAAAACCTACAACGATTGTAGGTTTTTATCATAAGAAACAAGGGACAGTGTGTCCCATTTTTTGTATCTAATTGGTTTAGCTTGCTGGAACGATTTCCACTTCCACACGGCGGTTCGATCCATCTTTTGGATCAACATTTTTAAGAGGAGTCGAAGAACCAAGTCCCTCTACAGTTCCAATTCGTTTGCTTTCTACACCATTTTCAGTGATGGCATTTTTTGCAGTGATCGCACGGTCTTGTGATAATTTTTGGTTTAAATCTTCTGCTCCTGTACGGTTGGCATGTCCAGAAATATTGATTTTAGTTTCTGGGTAAGCTGCTAATGCTTCTGCCAATTTATCAATATTTTCTTTTCCTTTTCCTTTCAGGTCAGCCTTTCCATCTTCAAAAGCAATTCCCCCGTCCATAGAAGCAGTGAGAGCCACAGTTTCTCCGCCTTTTTCAGTTTTTGTAAGAGTGATTCCTTGTTTTTTCATTTCTTCAGCCATGTTGTCATACATGGTATTGAGATAAAAACCAGTTCCAAGTCCTGCCAAACAACCGGCACCAAGACCCACAATCTTACCTTTGTTTTGCGGTTTCTTTTTTTCCATTGCTAGAGAGGATTTAATTTGTCTTTGGATATCGTTCTTTTTGTCTTTTGTATCTTTTTTGCGTTGCGCTTCATCATAAACAGCACCAAGAGCAAGACCCACACCACATCCTATGGATGTACTTAAGATTAGCCTTTTTGTGTTGTCGGAAAGTCCACAAGAGATTGTGGAAAGTAATGATAGGGAAAGAATTCCGGAGATGATTTGTTTCAAAGTGATTGTCCTCGCTTACACACTCTACTAAGTATAAGGACAAAGTTTGAAGAAATCCTCCCTGTTTGCAAGGAGGATTTCCGTTTCTTTTTTGACCGGATTAGTATCTGTCCGTGAGGAGTTTTACTACGGATTCTGGTCTTAGGTTTGCTTGTGCGAGCATCGCCACACCCGACTTGGTTAGGATTTGGTTTTTGGAATATTCTACCATTTCCGTTGCCATATCAGCATCTCTTACTTGCGATTCGGCAGAAACTATGTTCACATAGTTGTTACTCAGTGATTTCAAAGTTAAATCCAATCGATTGTAATAAGCACCTAGGTCAGACCGTAGTCGGTTGACTTTGGTGATGGCATCATCCAGAACTTGCAGTGAATCGGAAGCTTTGTTTGGAGTTGATAGGGTCAACTTATTTCCAGCTGTATTTAGTTTCAAAGAAGAACTCGTCATCGTATTGATATAGAGTTCAATTTTTTCTGTTCCGTTTGCACCCACTTGCAAAGTCATTGGATTTTTGGAAGAACGAGAAAACCTTCCATCCAACGGTTTGATTTTGTTAAACTCTGAAGAAGTTCCGATTCTTTCCACTTCTTCAACAAGTTGGGATACTTCTAGCTGGACTAGTTTTCTGTCTTCGTTAGAATATATTCCGTTTGAAGATTGAACGGAAAGTTCACGTAACCTCTGTAAGATAGAGTTTACTTGGTCTAAAGATCCTTCGGTGACTTGAAGTAACGACATACCATCCTGGGTATTTCGTTCTGCTTGTCCAAGGCCTCGAATTTGTGATCTTAATTTTTCGGACACTGCGAATCCCAAGGAATCATCCCCTGGTCTATTGACCCGCATACCCGTCGCTAGGTGCTCCATAGACTTGTCCATGTCACGGCCCGTGTTTGTAAGCGCCCGTTTCGCAACTAGCGCGCTGATGTTGTGATTGATAATCATTGTCACACCCTCCTGTGTGTCCATGACCCGCCTGTTTCCCTACATGCGGAGAAAAGTAAAAATCACTGCCCAGGAGTCCGTTTCCATCGAGAAGAGAAGGGGTTGCCTGCCCTTGGTTCTTCCATGAATTTTGCCTTTCCAGATGATTCTATACCAGAAAACTGAGGTCTGTAAAGAAAATTTAAGCTCTAAAGGAGTGGGAAATTGAAAATCTACACTAAATTCGGAGATGGTGGCCAAACCTACCTTGCTTCCGGCATCAAAGTTTCCAAAACAGATAGGAGAGTTGATCTCTACGGAAGTTGTGACGAATTGAATAGCACCATTGGCCTTGCACTTTCTTTTACTAAAGACTTAAATGTCGATCCAACATTTTTAAATTACTTAAAAAGCATTCAAAGTTTTCTGTTTGAGATTGGATCAGAACTTGCGGGTTACGTACCAAAAGAATCAAAGGAAGGAACAGTTGTTTTGCGATCAGATGTGGAAAGTTTAGAAAAGGAAATTGACCGCTTAATGGAAGTGCTTCCGGAAATTAAGTATTTTATTTTGCCTGGGGGAAGTTCTCTTGCGAGCAGTTTGCATATTGCTCGAACGATTTGTCGAAGATTGGAACGAGACCTACTTGTTTATATTGAATCTGGCGGAGAAATCCACACTGATTTAAGAATATATCTCAATCGTCTTTCTGATTATCTTTTTGTTGCGGCACGGTTTGCGAATTTTTCTACTGGAAATGAGGAAACCATTTGGAAGAGCAGAACAAAATCCACTTAAATAGGCACCCGAAAGGGATTACACCACTATTTCTCACAGAAATGTGGGAACGTTTGAGTTACTATGGGATGCGGGCTCTCCTTGTTTTGTATCTGGTGAATTCGCTTGGATTTTCTGATGCGGATGCGGGAGCTGTATATGCGTTTTATACTAGTTTTGTTTACCTAACGCCCGTTTTTGGAGGATACTTAACCGACAGGTTCTTTAGTTATCAATTTTCCATTTATCTGGGTAGTTTTTTAATGTTATGTGGTCATATTTCCTTGGCCTTTTCTGGAATTTACTTTTTTTATTTAGGCCTCGTATTACTCGCATTAGGAAATGGTTTTTTTAAACCCAATATGTCTACTATCTTCGGAAGATTGTACCATGAAAAACCAAATTTAAGAGATAGTGGATTTACTATTTTTTATATGGGGATCAATTTGGGAGGTCTACTTGGCCCCATCATCTGCGGTAGTTTAGGGGAAAGGGTAGATTGGCATTTAGGATTTTTATCGGCTGGAGTTGGAATGGCGATTGGAATGATCGTTTTCTTTTTTGGCAGTAGGCGATTGCCTGATTCGATTTGGCTAAAACAAAATCGAACGGTTGACTTTGGCCAGCCTAGTTCTGTGGATCCTAAAACAAAATCAAAAATCTTACTGATTGTATTACTTTCTTTTTTTAGTATTTTCTTTTGGATGGCGTTTGAACAAATGGGGACTTCACTTAACTTATTTGCTTTGAGAAACACCGACAGAAATTTGTTTGGATTTGAAATTCCAGCTTCCGTTTTACAGTCAATTAATCCTTTGTTTATTTTGCTTTTAGGTCCGATCGTTTCTTTGGTTTGGACGAATCTGTCTAAAAAGAATCAAAATCCAAATCCAGTTCTAAAGTTTGTTTTGAGTTTGGTTTTATTAGGTGTCGGATTTCTTGTGATGGTAGTGGCTGCAGGATACGCAGAAACTGGGGTGACTGTTTCTATTCTATTTTTGATTTTTGTATATTTTTGGAATACTTTAAGCGAACTTTGTCTTTCGCCAGTAGGATTGTCCTTTGTCAGTCAAATGGCTCCAACACAATATGCCTCTCTCCTTATGGGAATTTGGTTTTTGTCAAATGCCTTTGGTCATTACGCGGCTGGGATTTTGTCAGGGTACCAAAACCAATGGGGAAGTATGAAGAACTTTTACGGATTCTTTGTGATCTGTTCTTTTTCTGGTGCTTTTGTTTTATATGTAATTTATTCTATAAAAAAGAAATCTATCTTAAGTTTACTAAAAGGTAAAGAAGAAGATCATACCATTCTCACATCATAAAGTAAAATGAATCATATGGATCCTTGGTTTGGATCGATTTTAAAAAACAATCTGAGTTGTAATGTATACTATGTATCTAACCTTTTGTTTCTAAAACCAAGGCTTCAATTTCTTCGAACTTTTCTTCGCCTGCAAGACCAATCACTTGTTCGGCGAGGAGTTTTGCTTTCCAAGAGGATATTTCTTGTACTTTTTCTGCAACTTCTCGCATCAGTGGCAGAGCCGAACTTAAATCTCTAAACCCAAGACCGATGAGGACTGCGGTAAACATTGGATCACTTCCAATTTCACCACAAATGCTAATCGGTTTTTTCTGGGAATTGGCAACATCCGCAATATTTTTTAATAATAATAAAAAGACAACTTGCCAGGGATTGTATAGATCTCCCACCAAATGGTTGTTACGTTCCACAGCGAGTAGATATTGTAGAAGGTCATTGGTACCCACACTATAGAAGTCGACATGATTTCCAAGAAAAGGTAAATTGAGGGCACAAGCCGGTGTTTCCACCATAATACCAAGGGGAATTTTTTTTGTGATGATGAGTCCTCCGTTTTTTAACTCTTCTAAACATTCACTTAACAAGGATTTGGTTTGTAATATCTCGGAACGAGTTGTGATCATTGGAAGCATAATTCTCATAGTTCCAAATTCACTCGCACGTAGCAGTGCTCTTAATTGTTCCTTAAAAAAGTGAGGGTGGCGGAGGAGGTAACGAATCCCTCTGTTACCAAGAAATGGATTTTCCTCTTCATAACCATTTTCCATTTTATCAGCGCCAATGTCCCAGACTCGGAAAGTTACAGGACGACCCACCATTTTGAGTAAAATTCGTTTGTAAACTGCAAACTGTTCTTCCTCTGTGGGTTTAAATTCCACATATCGGATGAATAAAATTTCTGTGCGAACCAAGCCAATCCCATCTGCTCCCTGTTCAAAGGCTAAATCCACTTCATCTTCGGAATCAATATTGGCACGAAGGGTAAACTTTTTTCCGTCCTTGGTTTTGATTTCTCTTGGACCATCACTGATTTCGCGTAAGGGTTGGGCTTTATGAATATCACTTTTGATTCCAGAAAGTTTGATTTCGTCAATGCCTGGAGAACGGTTTAAGATCCCTCTTGTGGCATCGAGTAAAATATAATCATCATCTTCAACATGTGAGGTGATGTTTTTTAATCCTACAATCGTTGGGATTCCATAATTTCTTGCGATAATGGCGGTATGTCCTGTTTTTCCTCCGAAGTCGGTAGCGATTCCTCGGAGTTTGGATTTGCCGAGTTGGATCATCTCTGAAGGTGTGATTTCTTTGGCTATGAGGATGACGTCATCGGGAATTTTGGTTTGGTCGTTTGCCTTATCGGGGTAAAGATTGGATTCAATTCTTTTTCCAATATCCAAAATATGGTCAGCTCGTTCCCTAAAAAATTCATCAGGGATGGATTGAAATTCATCATAAAGTGAGCTAACAGCAGTTTCTAAAGCAAGACCCGCTGATTCGTTGTTTTGTGCGATTCTTTCGAAAACTCGAGCCCGAAATAGGGGGTCATTTAAGAATACAATTTGGGATTCTAAAATTTCAGATAATTCACGGTTGGCTTTTGACTTTTGTACGAGATCATTTAGGTCTTCCTCTGTTTTGAGGAGTCCTTTTTTTAGAAGTTCTACTTCTTCTTTGATTTCATCGGGGGAAAGATCCGTCCGGTCTTCTCGTTTTCGTTTGGATTGTTTCCAGCGGAAAACCTTGCCGTAAACAGTGCCTGGATAGGCAGAAATGCCTTTGAATGTGGTTTTTTCTTCCATCCGTACCTATGCCAAAAATACTTTCGGTTAGGCTTCGTTTGGAAAGTAAAAAACTACGGATTCTAGCGGACCGCTTGTTTTTTGGCGAAAAGGGGAACTCTTTTACTTTTGAATTGAGTGAGTTCGTTTCCTGTCACTTGGCTCATAATGCATTTTGCAAGGGAGATGTCTAGGGCATGTCCCGCCTTGGACGCTATGAGATGGCCTCGGAAAGGTCTTCCCATCACAGCCAAATCCCCAATTAAATCCAGAATTTTATGGCGCACACACTCATTGTCATAACGTAAGGTTTCGTTCAGATACCCGTCATCGGTCAAAACTACCGCATTGTCGAGAGATCCACCCATAGCAAGGCCACGGGCTTGGAGGGCTTCCACATCTTTCAAAAACCCGAAGGTTCGGGCAGGAAGGATGTCTGTTCCTAAAATAGATTCGTCAAGGGTTGTGGTGTAGGATTGGCCACGCAAAAGTGGGTGATTGAAATCGATGCTATAAGTGACTTTTAGTTCATTGGAGGGCAACATGACCAGGTATTTATCCCCGTCGACAACCCAAATAGGATTTGCTATGGTAATTGGTTCCACCGTTTCTTCTAGAACCCGGATTCCTGCAGAGCGGATTCCTTCCCAAAACGGTAGGGAGGATCCGTCCATAATCGGAACTTCCACAGAATCAATTTCAAAAATACAATCAGTAATGCCTAAGGTATGAACTGCGGCGAGAAGGTGCTCTATCGTTTGCACTCGGTTGGAACTTCCGTCCCCAATGGTTGTGGCGTTACTGGTATCGACTACATGGTCGAGAGAGACGGGAATGCGTATTTTTTGGATCCCTTTGTAGAGGTAAAAGATTAGTCCTGTATTTGCTTCCGCTGGATGGAGCCGTAAAGTCACCATTTTACCGGAATGGACGCCAATTCCCCTAAGTGTAATGGGGTTTTGGATCGTTTTTCTGTGTATCGCCGTTTCCATATTCAGTTCCTACTTACAAATTTGTAGGAAAGGGGGTTCGGACAATTCCAAAACCGTTACCCTAAGTCAAAAAAATGTCTCCTTTTTACAACAGTGTGGTGGGAATGTGACGGCCCCAATTTGTGCGATAAACCAAAGATTTTTGCTACAAATGAAGCCGTATTTTACGTGTTAGTGCTTAAAAAGCGCTGAGTGCAGAACGAATGAAACTGGTGACAGGCGCCTGTTCCCTAGTGTCTTCCAAACCTTCTCGTAGTTCCTTTAAAACCACTTGGGCATCTCCGAGGGTGGTATTCACTGATTTGTGGACATCACTTTCGTTGATGAGTTTTCCAAGAGTCCCTTGTCCTTCATTGATCTTACCCGTGATTCCAGCGATATTTTGGACGGTTTTACGGATATCGGCTCGGTTTTCGGCTATGAGTTCCGAAAGAGAAACAAGTGGATCTTGGGTGACCTTTCCTTGGATAGGTAACATTTTCCCAGACCGAGGGGAAATCTCCACTTTGGTAAGAGCAGGTTCTGACATCAGGTATTCTTTGGTTTTGGGATCGACAGGAAACTTGGAACCTGGGTCGAGCGAGACGACTCGCCCCGAAAGCAAACTTTCGTTTTTGATGGTGATTTCATAATTGGAGAACAGTTGCACCTTGCCTTTTAAAAGTAAGGTGAGTTCCACCTTAGTTCCGATCCCTGTTTCTCCCTCAGGCAATAGATTTCCGTATTCATCAATTTGCACCAAACGGATTTTGGAAACATAACCAAAGGGAACTCCGTGAATGGTAACCTTGTTTCCAATTTTAATCCCTTCGGCATCGGGAAAGTAAACCGGAAGTTGGTACCCAGATTTTTGAAAGGGCCCACCTTCGGTGACAATGGTAAAATAACCCACGGCTACTAGAGAAAATACAAATAAAAGACCAACGATAAGAGCGCGACCTGCGGTAGGCATTCCCTAAAAATCTCCTAAAGTGATTAGCAAAGTCAATTGGATTTTCCTTTTTTTAATTCGGAATGATCCAGAATCATAGGACCAACTGTGTTTCCATGTATGAACTGTTGAATGACTGGATTTGTAGATTTTTGGATTTCTTCGGAAGTTCCACAAAACTGCACTTTGCCTTCATAAAGAAAACTAATCCGATCGGCAATGCGGTAAGCAGAGTTCATATCATGGGTGACCACTATGGATGTTAGACCTAATTCCTTTTGCAAACGAATGACTAAATCGTTGATGACATTAGACATGACTGGGTCAAGACCTGATGTGGGTTCATCGTATAACACAATTTTAGGTTGAGAGGTAAGAGCGCGGGCAAGGCCCACACGTTTTTTCATACCCCCCGAAATATTACTAGGTAACGTATCTTTGGCGGGGACCAGGTCGAGCCATTTTAGCTTCTCCATTACAATACGATCGAGTTCTTCCCCAGATGCAATTTTATGTTCCCGCAAAGGAAGCGCTACATTCTCATAAACAGTCAGCCAGTTGATAAGAGCACCTGATTGGAATAACACTCCCAGTTTGGATCTGAGTTCTTCTCTTTTTTTCTCACTGGCATTCACTATGGACTCACCAAAAATCTGGCAATCACCTTCATCGGGATCAAGTAAACCAGTAATATGTTTAAGGCTTACTGATTTTCCTGTTCCTGATGGTCCGAGGATGACCATCGTCTCGCCTTGTTTGACGGTTAAGTTCATTCCTTGTAAGATCTTTCGTTTTCCGAAAGCTTTATGGACGTTTTTCATTTCAATGGCAAAGGGTTCCATAATATCCTTCATTTATAAAATAAGGCAGTGAGCACATAACCAGAAAATATGACCATAAGAAAGGAAGTGACCACTGCTTTTCTAGTGGTTTGGCCGACACCGATGGCCCCACCTTCTGTCCTAAGTCCTTGGCTACAAGAAATGGTGGAGATAGAAAGTCCAAAGACATAACCTTTGAGAAGACCCACATATAAGTCTTTTAATCCTGGAACGGAAGAAATACGATAATAGACGTCTTGGAAGTAACTGATCATATCGATTCCCAATTGAAAATGTCCTACGATACCACCACCTAATATTCCTAAGGCGGCAGAGTATACACAAAGAACTGGAACCATAAGAGAAAAACCTACAATTCTTGGTAATACAAGATAACGGATCGGACTAATTGACATTACTTCTAAAGCATCAATTTCTTCCGATACTTTCATAGTTCCAATTTCTGCTGCCATTGCCGATCCAACAGAAGCTGCCAAAATGAGAGAGGTCATAAAAGGAGACATTTCCCTAGTGAGTGTGATGGTAAGTAAAAGTCCAATTTGGCCTTCGGCACCAAAGTCGCGGAGTCCAAGGCCAGTGTTTAGTCCAAGGATCATTCCTGTGAAAATTGAAACGATGGAGACCACAAATAAAGAACCAACACCTGCAATAAACATTTGTTCTAGGATTTCTTTTCGTTTGAAATATAGGTGGTGGGATTGTCCCACAGCACGAAAGAGAAGAAGGACTGTAAAACCTATGGCAAAAAGAATTGGTTCCAAGGTTTTGGAATAAATGCGTTTCATAGTTCCCACCAAAGGAGTTTATATTTGTTAGTAGGTTCTCGTGTATCGATTCCTAAAAACCCATAAAAGAAATCATAACGAAATCCTGATTTTGATTTGGAATATTCTACAAGTAACGGAATGTGGATATGAGTTTCTTCTTCTGTCCACCGATGAGTATAAAGTCTTGTGATTAGGTGCAAACGTTTTTCTCCATTAGATGACCTTTTGTATTCGATAACCGAAAGAATAGGTTCCCATACATCTTCCATTACTTCAAAACGAACAGGAATAATGGCAAGGGTATTCCATCCAAAGTTTCCATCTGGGTCTTTATGATAACGAAAGAGTGGCCAAAGTTTGATGTAAAAATCTTCTCTACCTGTTTGGACGTAATCATTTTTCATTTGAGAATAAAATGGTAATATAAAATGAGAAGTGGATTTTAAGTGGGATGTATTTTGCGACAAACGAATGTAAAATGGAGTGATGAACTCTGCTTCTTTATTCGCAAAATACGAATAACCATAGAAAGGAAAAAATACTAATTTTTCGGTATCTTTCTTTTCGGATGTTGTGTATTGGAAAAAAACAAATAATGCAGTATAATTGGTTTGCCCCGTTTTTTTATCATACCCATAAGAATATAAAGAGTTTAAAAGAGGAAACCAAAGATAGGCTCTACTTTTCATATTTCCATCATTTGAATCTTTGCTATTATAAATGGGAAAAAAAATGGAGTAGGAGGTTGGTTCTTTTTTGTCTAACTTTTCTTCTCCCCATTGAAAAAATGGCCAAAGGAAAGATTGACGTTTGTATTTTCCTTCATGTTCCTTTTTAGAATAAATAGGAAAAATTCTGAAATCGTTTCGAGTTTCTGATTTTCCCCACATCACGAGAGGCCAAAGTAAAGATTTGGCTTCATAGGTTTTGTATTTCCATTCGGTGTAAATTGGAAATAAAACATAACTTAGTTCTTGGTAAGAAAGTTTGTTTCTGATTTTTCCATAAATGGGAAAAACACTGAAATAGTTTTCTCTTTGTGATTCCCCTTTCCCCCATATGAATAGTGGTGTGAAAAGAATATCTTCATCTGCGTCACCTTCTTCATGTTTGAATCCAGTTCCGCTAAAGATAAATAAAGAAGACCAAGTATACCAATAATTGGTTTCCTCTTTGTAATAGATGGGTGATAAATAACTTTTAAAGCGAAAGGCATAGGTTTTGTCTTGGAAACCTATATAAAATGGGCGGAATGCTAAATAACTTTGGCGGCCTCTTTCTTCAGACTCATATAAAAACCAGAATTGATGGTAATTGGATTTGATGTCTTCTGTAAAGGAATTAGGAAGTTTGGCAGAAACTCCGGAACTGAGAAAGAGAAGACAAAAAATAATTCCGAATTGAATTTTAAAGCGGGAATCCACGTAATTTCAATATCTTCAAGTTTCTACAAAAGGAATCAAGTGATTTCATGATCCAAACCAAAATCGCACTACTTTTCGGAGGGATCTCCGGCGAACATATTATTTCCATTCGCTCTTCTTATTTCATTTTCAATACAATTGATCGGGACAAATACCAAGTTTGTCCCATTTATATTGACCAATCTGGTAAATTCTGGATACCGACAGTTAAAGATCCTCTGTATCCAGATCCGACCGGGAAAACCGATTCGGATTTTTTGAAGGAATTTTCTGCGCAAAACCATATAACAAAACCGTCAACGGGAGCAAGTTTACTCGAACATGGATTTTTAGCCGCCTTTTTGGGGTTACACGGTGGTGCCGGAGAGGATGGACGAATCCAAGGATT includes these proteins:
- a CDS encoding cob(I)yrinic acid a,c-diamide adenosyltransferase, which codes for MKIYTKFGDGGQTYLASGIKVSKTDRRVDLYGSCDELNSTIGLALSFTKDLNVDPTFLNYLKSIQSFLFEIGSELAGYVPKESKEGTVVLRSDVESLEKEIDRLMEVLPEIKYFILPGGSSLASSLHIARTICRRLERDLLVYIESGGEIHTDLRIYLNRLSDYLFVAARFANFSTGNEETIWKSRTKST
- a CDS encoding cyclic nucleotide-binding domain-containing protein, with the translated sequence MIHPNSPYKRIWDLFVFICITYFAIEVPVRLVFHYKLSAGVNYFERGIQIVFGIDVLLNFNTAILKDRLLIQNRKIVSKTYLRSWFLVDFLSAFPFDLFGGFFFQYFGVTDSLKILRLLRSVRVFELFKSLRLLALGADSDDRFKLVEVINPMTFRLIFFVYWTSLFAHWVACGWIHLGPEFLADKDITTRYIRALYWSVTTLTTIGYGDITPVTNSQTIYTMGVMILGVGIYGYVIGNIATLLSNLDISRVSFQEKLNTIDSFIKYKKLPPNLANRIRSYYVNLWENKHGIDESEIWDQLPSGIKIDVSMFLHNHLISVVPFFKNAPEELKREVVLELKPAFYMKGDVIFREGDVPHNMYFLSKGHVEVIKEKTGEVLATLNSGSFFGEMSLIDDSLRTATIKAGSFCDVYTLGKDRFTEILKHHPGFAKHIQGIAEERKKNQSSKTHHTE
- a CDS encoding flagellin, which produces MIINHNISALVAKRALTNTGRDMDKSMEHLATGMRVNRPGDDSLGFAVSEKLRSQIRGLGQAERNTQDGMSLLQVTEGSLDQVNSILQRLRELSVQSSNGIYSNEDRKLVQLEVSQLVEEVERIGTSSEFNKIKPLDGRFSRSSKNPMTLQVGANGTEKIELYINTMTSSSLKLNTAGNKLTLSTPNKASDSLQVLDDAITKVNRLRSDLGAYYNRLDLTLKSLSNNYVNIVSAESQVRDADMATEMVEYSKNQILTKSGVAMLAQANLRPESVVKLLTDRY
- a CDS encoding ParA family protein, coding for MKVISVSNIKGGSGKSTTAAHLACALARRGKTLVVDMDMQGDLTDYCLPDLDLSQLEEASVMSVLLGMKKITDCIRETKQFDVLPSTLSLAKLTKYNPDSTSLCLQFKRALEEIRNKYKFVIIDTPGSAKHELTTAIYNSELILIPVTPSKWTIRAVNLLLDEISQTETIFSQKKKIAFVPSWFGPSKKHRELLDKLKQIEEIPCLAEIPKSETIKTKTEKQESLKKDSNAWHAFDLLADESIALVDPENSILTLKP
- a CDS encoding peptide MFS transporter — encoded protein: MEEQNKIHLNRHPKGITPLFLTEMWERLSYYGMRALLVLYLVNSLGFSDADAGAVYAFYTSFVYLTPVFGGYLTDRFFSYQFSIYLGSFLMLCGHISLAFSGIYFFYLGLVLLALGNGFFKPNMSTIFGRLYHEKPNLRDSGFTIFYMGINLGGLLGPIICGSLGERVDWHLGFLSAGVGMAIGMIVFFFGSRRLPDSIWLKQNRTVDFGQPSSVDPKTKSKILLIVLLSFFSIFFWMAFEQMGTSLNLFALRNTDRNLFGFEIPASVLQSINPLFILLLGPIVSLVWTNLSKKNQNPNPVLKFVLSLVLLGVGFLVMVVAAGYAETGVTVSILFLIFVYFWNTLSELCLSPVGLSFVSQMAPTQYASLLMGIWFLSNAFGHYAAGILSGYQNQWGSMKNFYGFFVICSFSGAFVLYVIYSIKKKSILSLLKGKEEDHTILTS
- a CDS encoding YbaB/EbfC family nucleoid-associated protein encodes the protein MYGEFGWIIFRVSTPISFIFAFFYRKKILYGKEVIMFGGAGGNKFDMLKQMKKMRSQVKTMEKELAGLNFVGISKNKLLSVTLDGKFQMKSIQIEDELIEKKDKNLLEKSIQEAYTKALQDAQAGAAKQMQAMGGFPGLGI
- a CDS encoding OmpA family protein, with amino-acid sequence MKQIISGILSLSLLSTISCGLSDNTKRLILSTSIGCGVGLALGAVYDEAQRKKDTKDKKNDIQRQIKSSLAMEKKKPQNKGKIVGLGAGCLAGLGTGFYLNTMYDNMAEEMKKQGITLTKTEKGGETVALTASMDGGIAFEDGKADLKGKGKENIDKLAEALAAYPETKINISGHANRTGAEDLNQKLSQDRAITAKNAITENGVESKRIGTVEGLGSSTPLKNVDPKDGSNRRVEVEIVPAS